The Nocardia sp. NBC_01503 sequence TGCTCGGGGCCGATGTCGACATCGTGGTCGAGGGTGAGATTCCCGCGACCGCGGCGGGCGTATCGCAGAGTGTGGAGCAGAAGCTGAAGCTGCTGCGCGGGCTGGCCGATCGGCCGGTGGGCGGTCGTAAGCGGATCATCTTCCGATACCTCTCCGCGCCAACGGCTTTCGAGGGTGTGGACCGGGTGACCGGGGTCGAGGTGGTGCGCAATGAGCTCATCACCGGTGCCGACGGTGTGGTGCGGGCCGAGGCCACCGCGGAGACCGAGGTGCTGGCGACCGGGCTGGTGCTCACCTCTGTCGGATATCGCGGAGTTCCGTTGGCGGGGTTGCCGTTCGACGAGCGCGGGGGCGTGATTCCGAACCTGGACGGGCGGGTGCTGGAGAGCGCCGGCGGTGCGGTGGTGCCGGGGTCCTATGTGACCGGCTGGATCAAGCGTGGGCCGACCGGGTTCATCGGAACCAACAAGTCCTGTGCGCAGGAGACGGTGCGGCAGCTGGTGGACGACTTCAATGCCGGGCGATTGGTCGAACCGGCGCATGGCGCAGGGGAATTCGATCGACTGGTCGGTGTGCGTCAGCCGCATGCCATTCGCGGCGGTGCGGTCAACCGTCCGGCCCGGCGGCGGCTGCCGCTGCTGGTGCGCAGTCGCTAGCTCGTAGTAGTTCGGACCGCCTCATATGACCTTGTCATATGAGGCGGTCTGTTTTTGTATGCGGATTGTGTTGTGTGAGTTGTAATGCTGTGTTTGCCCGAGACGACATCGTTGGTAGTAGAGAAGAATTGACTTCGAATCGCGGTCGGTAAGCCTGCGCGGGTGGGGAACTCGGGGACAGCAACCGACCAGTGATCGGCAATCCACGCGCACAAACTGACGCTGCGGTTTGCTTTTTCGGACACTCGTTGCCTACCGGTTGGTATGAATTAGTCGTTCGCTGGACTGTAGCCACGGCGCACCCATTCCTGAACTCTCCTGGTGTCCAGTTCGATTCGATCTTGAACCCCCACCTGTCTGACCAGTAGATTCGCCAACTTCGCTACTGGACGCGAAATCTTTTCTCCGGATTCGATATTCACATCCGGCATGTGCCAGCTAACCTGAACCCGCTGTTTGGAAAACGACCGCGTCCACATGGTTGGTACGCCTGTGAGGCCGTGGTCACGGTGCGTTGACGGGATAGCAAATGACTGTTGGCTTTGGCATGAGCATCGGCACAGTGAACTCCGTATGGGCGACTGCCGCCGGTGAAAGGATTCGGCCCGCCGTGCGAGTTCGCCGGACCGCCGTCACCTTCGACAGTGCGGGCGGACCACGCATCGGCGGCATTCCACGATTCGCCCCGGTGGTCACCGATTTCGCGGATCTCACCACCGATCCGGACCCCGTGGTCATCAACGGGCGCATCTGGTCGCCCGCCGATCTGGTGGCCGCCGTGGTGAACGGGCTCATCGAAGCCAATGCGCCCGAGGCGCCCGCCGTCACCACCTATCCGGCCAACTACACCGAGAAGCATGTGACTCGGTTGCGGCGGGCGCTGGACTGGTCCGGGGCGGCCGATGTGGCGCTCATGCCGGAGCCGGTCGCGGCCGTGGAGTGGCTGGATGCGGAGTACGGAATCTCCAGCGCCGGAATAACTCTCGTCTACGATCTGGGCGGCAACTGCCTCGACGTGGCCGTGGTGCGCACCGAGGCCGATCGCGAGGAGCGCGGCATTCTCGGCGTGGCCGAACGCTCCACCGAGTACGGCGGACGGCCGCTCGGCGCACTGCTGGCCCGGTACGCGCGCAGTATCGCGCCGGGGGAGCATCAGCCGGTCTCGGCGGTGGTGCCCGCCGCGGATACGAATCGCCTGCGCAGCTGGCATATTCGCAATTCGCTACGGGTGGTCAAGGCGTGCGTGCACAACACCGGGCTCACCATGGATGACATCGACCGGGTGCTGCTGATCGGTGGTGCGGCGCGGCCCATCGAGGTGGCGCGGGTACTCGCCGACCTCGGGCGACCCGTCATCATGGCGCCGGATCCGGCGCATACCGTGGCGGTCGGGGCGGCACTGGCTGCCTTCCGCACCGCCGATACCGGCTCGGCCATCGGGCGCTATGCGCCGCGTGCGGCCGTATTCTCCGGTGCGGCAGTGGCTTCCGCGCTCGCCATGTCCGCGGCCACCGTGCTCGGCGGGACGGTCGCGAGCACCACCGGACTGCAGGCCGCCCCCGCTCCGTCGGACTCGGGGACCGTCGGTGCGGCCGACGTCCTGCTGTTGGAGGATGCCACCGGAGCGCCCGCCGCGCCCGGTCGCGTCCATATGGTGACCACCGCCGCGGCCATCAGCGGCTACGGTGCGATGGCGCCCACGGTCACACCCTCCTGGTCCCGTGGTCGCCCCGTCGACACCCGGCCCGGCACCCACTGCGAAACCCGCAGTGTCGCAAACTCTCTCACCTATGCCAATCCGGCCCAGTTCGTCAACCCACTACCCTTCCTGGCCGCTCCAGCATTCGGCCCGCCCCAATACCTCGGCCGGGTGCCCTCGGTCAGTCTGCCCCGCACCCTGCCCGGTGCGCCCAGTACCAATCCGGGTACTACTTCGCCGGGTTCCCCGGGGTCACCCGCGACGCCGGGATCGACCACCGGTGACCCGGCGGGCACCACTACCGGCGGCACCACTACCGGCGGGACGACCACGGGTGGAACAACTTCCGGTGGCACGACTACAGGGGATCCCGCCACCGGCGGTTCGACGACGAGTCCCGGCGGCGCGACCGCACCCGGCGGCTCGGCTACCACACCGGGTGGTGAGACAACCCCGGTCGGCGGTACCACCGGCGGTGAGACCGGCGACGGCGGAACGACTTCCGGCGGCACCACCACCGGTGGCGGAACGACCCCGGGCGGTGGAACCACAACGGGTGGAACCACGACCGGGGGAACCGGCGGCGGTGGAACGACCGGCGGCGGAGCGACTTCCGGGGGCGGCACCACTACCGGTGGTGGAACAGCCGGTGGCGGAACGACTTCCGGTACCGGCGGCACGGGTGCGGGCGGTAGCGGCGGCTCCACCGGCGGCGGTACCTCCGCTGGTGGCGGCGGAACAACGTCCGGCGGTGGCGCTGGTGCGGGCGGTGGAACCTCGGCTGGCGGTGGTGGTGCCGGTGGTGGAACCTCCAGTGGCGGTGGGACATCCGCTGGTGGCGGCGGAGGAGCGTCCGGCGGTGGCGCTGGTGCGGGCGGTGGAACCTCGGCTGGCGGTGGTGGTGCCGGTGGTGGAACCTCCAGTGGCGGTGGGACATCCGCTGGTGGCGGCGGAGGAGCGTCCGGCGGTGGCGCTGGTGCGGGCGGTGGAACCTCGGCTGGCGGTGGTGGTGCCGGTGGTGGAACCTCCAGTGGCGGTGGGACATCCGCTGGTGGCGGCGGAGGAACATCCGCGGGTGGTGGCGGCACAACTTCCGGTGGCAGCCGCACAGGCGCGGGTTCCCCTGGCGGCTCGGCCGGTGGGGGCGCCGGGGGCGGGGCAGCGCGCGGTGGCGGAGCGGGCGGCGGCGCCGGTGGGGGTGCGGGCGGCGGCGGAGGCCACGGTGGCGGTGGCGGCGGTGGCGGTCGGCACTGACCCGCTGTCGGAGCAGTTCTCCCACTGATCAAGTCCCGCAACAAAAGTCGTCGACGCCGGTGGAGTGATCCCTCGAACCCTCCACTCGGATGTCGAACGCGACCGGCCCACCCCCGCGCTGCAAGTGCCCAGGCGCAGAGGTGGGCCACGTCGCGTCAGCGGGCGGTGAAACCGCCGTCGGCGGTGAGGGCGGCGCCGGTGATGAAGCTGGCCTCATCGCTGAGCAGGTAGGCGCAGAAGGCGGCGATCTCCTCGGGCTGGGCGATGCGGCCGATGGGGTGCAGGGCGGCGACCATGGCCTTGCCTTCGGGGGTGGAGCCCATGGAGTTGCGGTAGGCGGGGGTGTCCACCGCGCCGGAGACCAGCGCGTTGACCCGGATGCCCTGATCGGCGTTCTCCAGGGCCACCGCCCGGCTCAGGCCGATGACGCCGTGTTTGGCGGCCACGTACGGGGCGACCGAACCCATGCCCACGACGCCGAGTTGGGAGGCATTGTTCAGGATCGCGCCGCCGCCGGAGGCCGTCAGCGCCGGAATCTGGTGGCGCAGACCGTAATAGACGGCGGTGAGGTTGAGCTCCAGGTCGGCGCGCCAGCCCGCCTCGTCGATATCCTGTACGGGTCCGAAGGCATTGATCGCGCCCGCATTGTTGAAAGCGCCGTCCAGGCGGCCGAATTCGCCGACGGCCGCATCGGTCAGGCGTGCCACATCCTGCTCGGCGGTGACGTCGGTGGGTACGAAAAGCGCGCGGCCACCGGCGCTCCGGATCTCCTCGGCAATGCGGTCACCGGCTTCCTTACCGCGTGCGCCGAGCACCACCGCGCCGCCCTCCGCGGCGATGCGGCGGGCGACCGCGGCACCGACTCCCGAGGTCGCGCCGGTGATCAGTACGACCTTGGCAGCAAAGCGTGAACCCATCATGACCATTCCCCTTGCGGTTGAACCGTTTTCGTTGACATGTCTAGTAAACGAGAGACGGCCCACCGTGGCTGGCGGGAATCAGTCCTTGAGTTGATACGTCATGTAAGTCAGGCCTGGGCGAGCAATTCGGCCAGTTCGTCGAGGCTGTTGATCACCACGCCGTACGAGGTCTGCGGCAACTCCGAATGCAGATACCCCCACGGCCCACGGCGGATGAGCACCGGAATCATGCCGACGCCATTGGCGGGCAGCACATCATTGTCGACCCGATCGCCCACGTAGCAGACCTCGCCGATCTCGACCCCCGCCACCTCGGCGCACTTGTGGAAGAACTTCGGATCCGGCTTCTCCAGATCCCACTCGGCGGAGGTGTAGACCCCGTCCACCGGCAGATTCATATTCTCCAGCGCCGACTTGGCCTGCGGCGGTTGATTGCCCGCGATGATCACGGTCAGCCCGCGCTCGCGCAGTACGCTCAGCGCCCGTCGCACATCCGGATACAGATCATTGGCGTCGAAGTTGTTGCGCAGGCTCTCGGGCTCGTCGATGGCCCAGCTGACCTGTTCCTTGTCGAGGTCGACCCCCGGCAGCAGTAGTTCGAACGCATCGGTGATCGGCCGTCCCGTGGCCGCCATTCCGCCGATCACCCCGAGTAGCGCGAATCGCGGGATCCCCAACCGGTCCGCCCATCGGCTCCAGATCCGGGTCTCGTCGATCAGCGTCTCGCCCACATCGAACACCACTGCCTTGATCATTCGCCCAGCCTATCGGGCGCGCCGACCCCCGATTCGAGGAACTCAACCCTGCGCGTTGACAACCCCGATTGCGGTCGCCGTCCACCAGCACACCTGCGACACCAGGCCGGTGGCCACACTCCAGGCGAGCAGCCCTGTCGTGAGCCGCGCATCCCCCCGCTCCCGCAGTCGCCGACTCAAAGCGCTGGCCTGAATCCCATTGAGTGTCAACACCAGCACCATCGCCAGCTTGGTCTGCGTCATCATCGACGACAGATTCGGCTCCAGCACACACCCACTCGCGACCAGCCCCGCCAACCCCAGCCAGATCGGCGTATGCAGCCGACTCATTCCGCGCAGCGTCGCACTCAGCGAAGCCCGCCCTACCGCCCACCGCAAAGCCAGCGAATCCGCGATCAACACCCCGCCGAATCCCACCGCGAGCGAAGTCAGATGAATGACCAGCCCTGCGGTATGTACCGCCGGACTGATATGCCGCGCATGCCCCGCGATCCACACGGCCCCCGCGAGCGTCCCCGTGGCCAACACCGCGTACCCGAAGAAAACCCGCCACGAATCGCGTGCGACCGACGTAACCGTGGTCCCCGCGCCAGACTCTCCGAGCATAGTTCCAACCCTCCACTAACTTAGGAAAGCCTAAACTATTTGTGGTCGGGAATGAAACCCGGCCGACCATTCGGCCACGGCCGGAACGAATCCGCGCTATACCTGTTGCGGGCGAATCCGGCTGGGTAGCATGCGAGCAGCTGTTATGAAATGTCGTCTTTTCAAAAGGAGTACGCTCATGCGCCCCATCCTCCGACTCGGTGTCCTCGCCCTGGGCATCGGCGCCGCCGCCCTCACCGCCGGTGTGGCCTCGGCCGAGATCCCCCTCGTCGACGCCCCCGCCGCGGAGGTAACGCTCACCCCGGGCACGAACCCCGCCCCGATCGCCAGCGACGACTACGCCATGTGCTCCAAGTCCTCCGGCTCCGCGGGCCACTTCCTCGCCTGCATGTAATCGGCCTCACTCGCACCACCGTCGCATCGGTCGTTAAGTGATGGCGGTCGAGCTGAGGCCGCGTCAACAGCGGGTTCGGTTGTCGTGCAGCGGATTTGCGTGCGTCGACCGCCTCGTTGCGGAGGCGAAACGGCACTGCTCAGGCCGAGCGGACAAGTGTGGCGGTGGCCGCCGAGTCGTAGCGGTCCCACACGATCTCGGTGAGTGCGGGATGTGCGCCGATCACCTCGGCGTGCGCCAAGTCGGCGGCCGCGGCCGAGAGCCGGTCGGTAAGCAGGCCGGGGGCGAGGAACCACGGTGCGACCAGGATCTGATCCGCGCCGCGTGCGCGTAGCCGCCCCGTTGCCTCGACGACAGTGGGTTCGGTTGTGGCGAAGCAGATTTCGGTGGCCCAGCCGGTGATGGCCGAGAGTCGGCGCGCCACTTCGGCGGTGCGGGCATTCGCGGCGGCTGAGGAAGAGCCCACTGCCGCAACGGCAATGCCGAGGTGGAGGGAGTCGGCCTTCTCCGGCAGCCGCTCCAGGACGCGGTCCCGCAGGGCGGCGATCAGACGCCGGTCAGGTCCGAGGACGTCGGCCTGGGTGAGTCGGATGCGCGGGTGGCGGGCGCGGGCGGCCGCCAGCATGCCGGGCAGGTCCACACGGGCGTGGAAGGCGCTCCCCAGTAGCAGGGGGACTACCACCGCGTGCGAATGACCTTCC is a genomic window containing:
- a CDS encoding SDR family NAD(P)-dependent oxidoreductase, whose protein sequence is MGSRFAAKVVLITGATSGVGAAVARRIAAEGGAVVLGARGKEAGDRIAEEIRSAGGRALFVPTDVTAEQDVARLTDAAVGEFGRLDGAFNNAGAINAFGPVQDIDEAGWRADLELNLTAVYYGLRHQIPALTASGGGAILNNASQLGVVGMGSVAPYVAAKHGVIGLSRAVALENADQGIRVNALVSGAVDTPAYRNSMGSTPEGKAMVAALHPIGRIAQPEEIAAFCAYLLSDEASFITGAALTADGGFTAR
- a CDS encoding Hsp70 family protein, whose translation is MSIGTVNSVWATAAGERIRPAVRVRRTAVTFDSAGGPRIGGIPRFAPVVTDFADLTTDPDPVVINGRIWSPADLVAAVVNGLIEANAPEAPAVTTYPANYTEKHVTRLRRALDWSGAADVALMPEPVAAVEWLDAEYGISSAGITLVYDLGGNCLDVAVVRTEADREERGILGVAERSTEYGGRPLGALLARYARSIAPGEHQPVSAVVPAADTNRLRSWHIRNSLRVVKACVHNTGLTMDDIDRVLLIGGAARPIEVARVLADLGRPVIMAPDPAHTVAVGAALAAFRTADTGSAIGRYAPRAAVFSGAAVASALAMSAATVLGGTVASTTGLQAAPAPSDSGTVGAADVLLLEDATGAPAAPGRVHMVTTAAAISGYGAMAPTVTPSWSRGRPVDTRPGTHCETRSVANSLTYANPAQFVNPLPFLAAPAFGPPQYLGRVPSVSLPRTLPGAPSTNPGTTSPGSPGSPATPGSTTGDPAGTTTGGTTTGGTTTGGTTSGGTTTGDPATGGSTTSPGGATAPGGSATTPGGETTPVGGTTGGETGDGGTTSGGTTTGGGTTPGGGTTTGGTTTGGTGGGGTTGGGATSGGGTTTGGGTAGGGTTSGTGGTGAGGSGGSTGGGTSAGGGGTTSGGGAGAGGGTSAGGGGAGGGTSSGGGTSAGGGGGASGGGAGAGGGTSAGGGGAGGGTSSGGGTSAGGGGGASGGGAGAGGGTSAGGGGAGGGTSSGGGTSAGGGGGTSAGGGGTTSGGSRTGAGSPGGSAGGGAGGGAARGGGAGGGAGGGAGGGGGHGGGGGGGGRH
- a CDS encoding sirohydrochlorin chelatase — its product is MSSPGSGARPTAPLPVALRHDNDARGAIGRAARTFDTRPALVAVAHGSRDPRSAATMYAVVEQLAASRPDLDVRLAFLDLNAPSVDQVVDAIATEGHSHAVVVPLLLGSAFHARVDLPGMLAAARARHPRIRLTQADVLGPDRRLIAALRDRVLERLPEKADSLHLGIAVAAVGSSSAAANARTAEVARRLSAITGWATEICFATTEPTVVEATGRLRARGADQILVAPWFLAPGLLTDRLSAAAADLAHAEVIGAHPALTEIVWDRYDSAATATLVRSA
- a CDS encoding HAD family hydrolase; this encodes MIKAVVFDVGETLIDETRIWSRWADRLGIPRFALLGVIGGMAATGRPITDAFELLLPGVDLDKEQVSWAIDEPESLRNNFDANDLYPDVRRALSVLRERGLTVIIAGNQPPQAKSALENMNLPVDGVYTSAEWDLEKPDPKFFHKCAEVAGVEIGEVCYVGDRVDNDVLPANGVGMIPVLIRRGPWGYLHSELPQTSYGVVINSLDELAELLAQA